The Streptomyces aurantiacus genome includes a region encoding these proteins:
- a CDS encoding helix-turn-helix domain-containing protein, which translates to MSHDSTAAPEAAARKLSGRRRKEIVAVLLFSGGPIFESSIPLSVFGIDRQDAGVPRYRLLVCAGEDGPLRTTGGLELTAPNGLEAISRAGTVVVPAWRSITSPPPEEALDALRRAHEEGARIVGLCTGAFVLAAAGLLDGRPATTHWMYAPTLAKRYPSVHVDPRELFVDDGDVLTSAGTAAGIDLCLHIVRTDHGNEAAGALARRLVVPPRRSGGQERYLDRSLPEEIGADPLAEVVAWALEHLHEQFDVETLAARAYMSRRTFDRRFRSLTGSAPLQWLITQRVLQAQRLLETSDYSVDEVAGRCGFRSPVALRGHFRRQLGSSPAAYRAAYRARRPQGEKHTDPDGSAAPPPVPMPQHEAPVPFQTRRTAAAHAVGPATSSLSTETGRAGAELYAAGRHSLPGQRSAP; encoded by the coding sequence ATGAGCCACGACTCCACTGCCGCGCCGGAAGCCGCGGCCCGGAAGCTTTCCGGGCGACGCCGCAAGGAGATCGTCGCGGTGCTGCTGTTCAGCGGCGGCCCCATCTTCGAGAGTTCGATACCGCTGTCGGTGTTCGGGATTGACCGCCAGGACGCCGGCGTGCCGCGGTACCGACTACTGGTGTGTGCCGGTGAGGATGGCCCACTGCGGACCACAGGAGGCCTGGAACTCACCGCGCCCAACGGGCTGGAGGCGATCTCACGGGCGGGCACCGTTGTCGTGCCGGCCTGGCGGTCGATCACCTCACCGCCACCGGAGGAGGCGCTCGACGCACTGCGCCGGGCACATGAGGAGGGCGCCCGCATAGTCGGGCTGTGCACCGGCGCCTTCGTCCTGGCGGCGGCCGGACTGCTGGACGGCCGTCCCGCGACGACACACTGGATGTACGCACCGACGCTGGCCAAGCGCTATCCGTCGGTGCACGTCGATCCCCGTGAGCTGTTCGTGGACGACGGCGACGTACTGACGTCGGCGGGCACGGCGGCCGGGATCGACCTCTGTCTGCACATAGTGCGGACGGACCACGGGAACGAGGCCGCCGGAGCACTGGCCCGCCGCCTGGTGGTACCACCCCGGCGCAGTGGCGGTCAGGAGCGCTATCTCGACCGGTCTTTACCGGAGGAGATCGGCGCCGACCCGCTCGCGGAGGTCGTCGCCTGGGCACTGGAGCACCTCCACGAGCAGTTCGACGTGGAGACGCTGGCGGCCCGCGCGTACATGAGCAGGCGTACGTTCGACCGCCGGTTCCGCTCACTCACCGGGAGCGCTCCCCTGCAGTGGCTGATCACCCAGCGGGTGCTCCAGGCGCAGCGGCTCCTGGAGACGTCCGACTACTCCGTGGACGAGGTCGCCGGACGCTGCGGATTCCGTTCGCCGGTCGCGCTGCGCGGGCACTTCCGCCGCCAGCTCGGCTCCTCACCCGCGGCGTACCGCGCCGCGTACCGGGCGCGCCGCCCGCAGGGTGAGAAGCACACGGATCCGGACGGCTCCGCGGCACCGCCGCCGGTGCCGATGCCGCAGCACGAGGCACCCGTCCCGTTCCAGACCCGTCGTACGGCGGCCGCCCACGCGGTCGGCCCGGCGACGTCGTCCCTCTCCACGGAGACGGGGCGGGCCGGGGCGGAGCTGTACGCGGCCGGGCGGCACAGTCTGCCGGGACAGCGAAGCGCGCCGTAG
- a CDS encoding universal stress protein: MAGHEFEPADRKRPVADPTAAEPLAAEEARQSCDPAFKHGVVVGFDGSTSSERALAYAIGMACRSGSGLIIVHVANRLPTTVWAGCEPPVFVDVPDHRTEVLGLELACAEYLAEVPWILVERGGDICHELEEVGREYEADAIVVGSTHGIVGRIFGSVAGRLAKRAQRPVVVIP, encoded by the coding sequence ATGGCCGGTCACGAATTCGAACCCGCGGACCGCAAGCGCCCCGTCGCCGATCCCACGGCGGCCGAGCCCTTGGCGGCGGAAGAGGCACGCCAGTCCTGCGACCCCGCCTTCAAGCACGGTGTCGTCGTGGGCTTCGACGGCTCGACGTCCAGTGAGCGCGCCCTCGCGTACGCGATCGGAATGGCCTGCCGCTCCGGCTCGGGCCTGATCATCGTCCACGTCGCCAACCGGCTGCCCACCACCGTGTGGGCGGGCTGCGAGCCCCCGGTCTTCGTCGACGTGCCGGACCACCGCACCGAGGTGCTCGGACTGGAGCTCGCCTGCGCGGAGTATCTGGCCGAGGTCCCCTGGATCCTTGTCGAGCGCGGCGGCGACATCTGCCACGAACTCGAAGAGGTGGGGCGGGAGTACGAGGCCGACGCCATCGTCGTCGGATCGACCCACGGCATCGTGGGGCGCATCTTCGGCTCGGTCGCGGGCCGGCTCGCGAAGCGCGCGCAGCGCCCGGTGGTCGTCATTCCGTGA
- a CDS encoding GPR1/FUN34/YaaH family transporter, whose translation MDNDVSAGSTTTILGHLALGLTLLAFGLGHTEMIDGVTAADSVPLATYVGGIALFAAGLMAFRDRDAFTGTAFAGLGALWFTWGVAAEASGNAAGLFLLLFALVALSLTLGASASAPLTRGVYGLLFVAMLLLAVARFGDSGGLAKVGGWFAAVGGLAAWYAATAALAHWPAALPRRAAGRGVTAPG comes from the coding sequence GTGGACAATGACGTCTCCGCGGGAAGCACCACCACGATCCTCGGCCACCTCGCGCTCGGACTCACCCTGCTGGCCTTCGGCCTCGGGCACACCGAAATGATCGACGGCGTCACGGCGGCCGACTCCGTCCCCCTCGCCACCTATGTGGGCGGCATCGCGCTCTTCGCGGCCGGTCTCATGGCCTTCCGCGACCGCGACGCGTTCACGGGCACGGCCTTCGCCGGACTCGGAGCCCTCTGGTTCACCTGGGGCGTCGCCGCGGAAGCCTCCGGCAACGCCGCGGGACTGTTCCTGCTGCTCTTCGCACTCGTCGCGCTCAGCCTGACCCTCGGGGCGTCCGCCTCGGCTCCGCTGACGCGGGGGGTGTACGGGCTGCTGTTCGTGGCGATGCTGCTGCTCGCCGTCGCCCGCTTCGGTGACTCCGGGGGGCTCGCCAAGGTGGGCGGATGGTTCGCGGCGGTCGGCGGACTGGCCGCGTGGTACGCGGCGACCGCGGCGCTGGCCCACTGGCCCGCGGCCTTGCCACGACGTGCTGCCGGCCGGGGCGTGACGGCTCCCGGCTGA
- the glmS gene encoding glutamine--fructose-6-phosphate transaminase (isomerizing): MCGIVGYIGRRDVAPLLLEGLQRLEYRGYDSAGIVVTSPKTAGLKMVKAKGRVRDLEARVPKRFAGTTGIAHTRWATHGAPSDENAHPHMSADNKVAVVHNGIIDNASDLRKKLEADGVEFLSETDTEVLTHLIARSQAEKLEDKVREALRVVEGTYGIAVMHADFTDRIVVARNGSPVVLGIGEKEMFVASDIAALVTHTRQIVTLDDGEMATLKADDFRTYTTEGTRTTAEPTTVEWEAASYDMGGHDTYMHKEIHEQADAVDRVLRGRIDDRFSTVHLGGLNLDAREARLIRRVKILGCGTSYHAGMIGAQMIEELARIPADAEPASEFRYRNAVVDPDTLYVAVSQSGETYDVLAAVQELKRKGARVLGIVNVVGSAIAREADGGMYVHAGPEVCVVSTKCFTNTTVAFALLALHLGRTRDLSVSDGKRIIEGLRKLPGQITEILAQEDEIKKLAEQYAEARSMLFIGRVRGYPVAREASLKLKEVSYIHAEAYPASELKHGPLALIEPALPTVAIVPNDDLLEKNRAALEEIKARSGKILAVAHECQEKADQTIVVPKNENELDPILLGIPLQLLAYHTALFLGRDIDKPRNLAKSVTVE, encoded by the coding sequence ATGTGCGGAATCGTGGGATACATCGGCAGGCGTGACGTGGCGCCGCTTCTCCTGGAAGGCCTGCAGCGCCTGGAGTACCGCGGCTACGACTCGGCGGGCATCGTCGTGACGTCCCCGAAGACGGCCGGGCTGAAGATGGTCAAGGCCAAGGGCCGCGTCCGCGACCTGGAGGCCCGCGTCCCCAAGCGCTTCGCGGGCACCACAGGCATCGCCCACACCCGCTGGGCCACCCACGGCGCCCCCTCCGACGAGAACGCGCACCCGCACATGTCGGCCGACAACAAGGTCGCCGTCGTCCACAACGGCATCATCGACAACGCCTCCGACCTGCGGAAGAAGCTGGAGGCCGACGGCGTCGAGTTCCTCTCCGAGACCGACACCGAGGTCCTCACCCACCTGATCGCCCGCTCCCAGGCCGAGAAGCTGGAGGACAAGGTCCGCGAGGCCCTGCGGGTCGTCGAGGGCACGTACGGCATCGCCGTGATGCACGCCGACTTCACCGACCGCATCGTGGTGGCCCGCAACGGCTCCCCGGTCGTCCTCGGCATCGGCGAGAAGGAGATGTTCGTCGCCTCGGACATCGCCGCGCTCGTCACCCACACCCGCCAGATCGTCACCCTCGACGACGGCGAGATGGCCACCCTGAAGGCCGACGACTTCCGTACGTACACCACGGAGGGCACTCGCACGACGGCCGAACCCACCACCGTGGAGTGGGAGGCCGCCTCGTACGACATGGGCGGCCACGACACGTACATGCACAAGGAGATCCACGAGCAGGCCGACGCCGTGGACCGTGTGCTGCGCGGCCGGATCGACGACCGGTTCTCGACCGTGCACCTCGGTGGCCTCAACCTGGACGCCCGTGAGGCGCGTCTGATCCGCCGGGTGAAGATCCTCGGCTGCGGCACCTCGTACCACGCGGGCATGATCGGCGCCCAGATGATAGAGGAGCTGGCCCGTATCCCCGCGGACGCCGAGCCCGCCTCGGAGTTCCGCTACCGCAACGCGGTCGTCGACCCCGACACCCTGTACGTGGCGGTGTCGCAGTCCGGTGAGACGTACGACGTCCTGGCCGCGGTGCAGGAACTGAAGCGCAAGGGCGCCCGCGTCCTCGGCATCGTGAACGTGGTGGGCTCGGCCATCGCCCGCGAGGCCGACGGCGGCATGTACGTGCACGCCGGGCCCGAGGTGTGCGTGGTCTCCACCAAGTGCTTCACCAACACCACGGTCGCCTTCGCGCTCCTGGCGCTGCATCTGGGCCGCACCCGCGACCTGTCGGTCTCCGACGGCAAGCGGATCATCGAGGGCCTGCGGAAGCTGCCCGGCCAGATCACGGAGATCCTCGCCCAGGAGGACGAGATCAAGAAGCTCGCCGAGCAGTACGCCGAGGCGCGCTCGATGCTCTTCATCGGCCGGGTCCGCGGTTACCCGGTGGCCCGTGAGGCCTCGCTGAAGCTGAAGGAGGTCTCGTACATCCACGCCGAGGCCTACCCCGCCTCGGAGTTGAAGCACGGGCCGCTCGCGCTGATCGAGCCCGCGCTGCCGACCGTCGCGATCGTCCCGAACGACGACCTGCTGGAGAAGAACCGCGCGGCCCTGGAGGAGATCAAGGCCCGCAGCGGCAAGATCCTCGCGGTGGCCCACGAGTGCCAGGAGAAGGCCGACCAGACGATCGTCGTCCCGAAGAACGAGAACGAACTCGACCCCATCCTGCTGGGCATCCCCCTCCAACTCCTCGCCTACCACACGGCGTTGTTCCTGGGCCGCGACATCGACAAGCCGCGGAACCTGGCGAAGTCGGTGACGGTCGAGTAG
- a CDS encoding purple acid phosphatase family protein gives MGVPEKLAARMNMAEQHEYLRARFSRRTMIRGGAVTLGAVAGGAFVPGAVAQAAVPTRTAPSAERVDGALVAPFGRHLAWGNDPRTEITVSWQVPVAVKRPFVRLGAHPWDLSHKIDAEVRTLFTPAGVGASGNHTQYYVHAKLTHLRPGRTYYYGVGHAGFDPAETHLLGTLGTFTTAPAHKKPFTFTAFGDEGVSYHGLANNSLLLGQNPAFHLHAGDIAYADPSGSGQASDTGFDSRVWDQFLAQTESVAKSVPWMPAYGNHDMEAWYSPNGYGGEEARWNLPDNGPDRKNLPGVYSFVYGNTAVVSLDANDISFEIPANLGLSGGTQTTWLEAQLKKFRADKDVDFVVVFFHHCAYCTSTAHASEGGVRQEWVPLFEKYTVDLVINGHNHQYERTDVIKAGKVAKKLPIGGTAYPETDGVVYVTAGAAGRSLYAFSAPLSYEGHENEVDSVASFVNTKDGKVDETVTWSRVRYLDYSFLRVDVTPASRGRLATLKVRGIAETGEEVDHFTVARRVR, from the coding sequence ATGGGCGTACCGGAGAAGCTCGCCGCGCGCATGAACATGGCCGAGCAGCACGAATACCTCCGCGCCAGATTCTCGCGGCGCACGATGATCAGGGGCGGCGCCGTCACACTGGGCGCCGTCGCGGGCGGGGCCTTCGTGCCCGGCGCCGTCGCACAGGCCGCCGTACCCACGCGGACGGCCCCGAGCGCCGAGAGGGTCGACGGCGCTCTCGTCGCCCCGTTCGGCCGCCACCTCGCCTGGGGCAACGACCCCCGCACGGAGATCACCGTCTCCTGGCAGGTCCCGGTCGCGGTGAAGAGGCCCTTCGTCCGCCTCGGCGCCCACCCCTGGGACCTCTCCCACAAGATCGACGCAGAGGTCCGCACCCTCTTCACCCCGGCGGGCGTCGGCGCGAGCGGCAACCACACCCAGTACTACGTGCACGCCAAGCTCACCCACCTGCGGCCCGGCCGGACGTACTACTACGGAGTCGGCCACGCGGGCTTCGACCCGGCCGAAACGCATCTGCTGGGCACGCTCGGCACCTTCACCACCGCTCCCGCGCACAAGAAGCCGTTCACCTTCACGGCCTTCGGCGACGAGGGCGTCAGCTACCACGGTCTCGCCAACAACAGCCTGCTGCTCGGCCAGAACCCGGCCTTCCACCTGCACGCCGGGGACATCGCGTACGCCGACCCGTCCGGCTCCGGCCAGGCCTCCGACACCGGTTTCGACTCGCGGGTCTGGGACCAGTTCCTCGCGCAGACCGAGTCGGTGGCCAAGTCCGTGCCGTGGATGCCGGCGTACGGCAACCACGACATGGAGGCCTGGTACTCACCCAACGGCTACGGCGGCGAGGAGGCCCGCTGGAACCTCCCGGACAACGGGCCCGACCGGAAGAACCTGCCGGGCGTCTACTCCTTCGTCTACGGCAACACGGCGGTCGTCTCCCTCGACGCCAACGACATCTCCTTCGAGATCCCGGCCAACCTCGGCCTCTCCGGCGGCACCCAGACCACGTGGCTGGAGGCGCAGCTCAAGAAGTTCCGCGCGGACAAGGACGTCGACTTCGTCGTGGTCTTCTTCCACCACTGCGCGTACTGCACCTCCACCGCGCACGCCTCGGAGGGGGGCGTGCGCCAGGAGTGGGTGCCGCTGTTCGAGAAGTACACGGTCGATCTGGTCATCAACGGCCACAACCACCAGTACGAGCGCACGGACGTCATCAAGGCGGGCAAGGTCGCCAAGAAGCTCCCCATCGGAGGCACCGCCTACCCCGAGACGGACGGTGTCGTCTACGTGACGGCGGGCGCGGCCGGGCGCAGCCTGTACGCGTTCAGCGCCCCCCTCTCCTACGAGGGGCACGAGAACGAGGTCGACTCCGTCGCCTCCTTCGTCAACACGAAGGACGGCAAGGTCGACGAGACGGTCACCTGGTCGCGGGTGCGCTACCTCGACTACTCGTTCCTGCGGGTGGACGTGACGCCGGCGTCACGGGGGCGTCTCGCCACGCTCAAGGTGCGGGGGATCGCGGAGACGGGCGAGGAGGTCGACCACTTCACCGTGGCGCGCCGGGTCCGTTGA
- a CDS encoding DUF4429 domain-containing protein, producing the protein MAEIIQRNGTWSFDGEALLLVPGRDKNVGPLRRTLGELTVPLAALAGVSFEQGRKSGRLRLRLREGADPLLQATGGRLVDSADPYQLTVESDRYGVAEYFVDEIRGALLLNEVPATAVDRYLLPGPAVPLSVSAGDGTVSFDGERVHLEWNWKTEEAKAAAGARTLDLADIRSVEWHPAVGLESGHLRFTVRGAPTKVPPKYDPNAVELWGFKKDPMALVAAAVQARLAHPSAAAADAPPKQLAAAPAPDHDALLRRLRELGDLHRTGVLTDEEFTLAKQAVLRGM; encoded by the coding sequence ATGGCGGAAATCATCCAGCGGAACGGCACCTGGAGCTTCGACGGCGAGGCTCTGCTGCTGGTACCGGGCCGCGACAAGAACGTGGGCCCGCTGCGCAGGACGCTGGGTGAACTGACGGTCCCGCTGGCCGCGTTGGCGGGAGTCTCGTTCGAGCAGGGCAGGAAGTCGGGCCGGCTCAGGCTCCGGCTGCGCGAGGGCGCGGATCCGCTGCTCCAGGCGACCGGCGGCAGGCTCGTGGACTCCGCCGACCCCTACCAGCTGACGGTCGAGTCGGACCGCTACGGCGTCGCCGAGTACTTCGTGGACGAGATCCGGGGCGCGCTGCTCCTGAACGAGGTGCCGGCCACCGCCGTCGACCGTTATCTGCTGCCCGGTCCGGCGGTGCCCCTGTCGGTCTCCGCCGGTGACGGCACCGTGAGCTTCGACGGGGAGCGCGTCCACCTGGAGTGGAACTGGAAGACGGAGGAGGCCAAGGCGGCCGCCGGCGCCCGCACGCTCGACCTGGCCGACATCCGGTCCGTGGAGTGGCATCCCGCGGTCGGCCTGGAGAGCGGACACCTGCGCTTCACCGTCCGGGGCGCGCCCACGAAGGTACCGCCCAAGTACGACCCCAACGCCGTGGAGCTGTGGGGTTTCAAGAAGGACCCGATGGCCCTGGTCGCGGCGGCGGTCCAGGCCCGGCTGGCGCATCCGTCGGCCGCGGCGGCGGACGCGCCGCCGAAGCAGCTCGCCGCCGCCCCGGCGCCCGACCACGACGCCCTGCTGCGCCGCCTGCGCGAACTGGGCGACCTGCACCGGACCGGCGTCCTCACGGACGAGGAGTTCACCCTGGCCAAACAGGCGGTGCTCAGGGGCATGTAG
- a CDS encoding beta-N-acetylhexosaminidase produces the protein MRQHRTPRLLGTLLLVAAAGISVVGAAPSAADRTVTPLSRVVPAPASVDPGGSPYRITGATRIRVDDSRESRRIASYLAGVLRPSTGYRLPVTGGPGDDGIRLRLTRKDAALGEEGYRLKSGRGAVTITAREPAGLFHGVQTLRQLLPAAVESNSVQPGPWPVAGGTVTDTPRYGYRGAMLDVSRHFFTVEQVKRYIDQLALYKINKLHLHLSDDQGWRIAIDSWPRLTTYGGSTQVGGGAGGFYTKAQYKDIVRYASSRYLEVVPEIDMPGHTNAALASYAELNCDGVAPPLYTGTEVGFSSLCVDKPVTYDFVDDVIRELAALTPGEYLHIGGDEAHSTSHEDYVAFMDRVQPVVAKYGKTVVGWHQLTGAAPAKGALAQYWGLDGTSAAEKEQVAAAARNGTGLVLSPADRVYLDMKYTEDTPLGLDWAGLVEVRRSYDWDPGNYLAGAPGSAVRGVEAPLWTETLSTSAHIEYMVFPRLPGVAELGWSPASTHDWDRYKVRLAAQAPRWDALGIDYYRSPQVPWPAG, from the coding sequence GTGAGACAGCACAGAACGCCCCGTCTGCTCGGTACGCTGCTGCTCGTGGCAGCCGCAGGTATCTCCGTGGTCGGCGCGGCACCGTCCGCGGCCGACCGTACAGTCACTCCGCTGAGCCGGGTGGTCCCGGCTCCCGCCTCGGTCGACCCGGGCGGATCCCCCTACCGGATCACCGGCGCCACGCGCATCCGCGTGGACGACTCACGGGAGTCCCGCCGCATCGCCTCGTATCTCGCCGGAGTCCTGCGCCCGTCGACCGGCTACCGCCTCCCGGTCACGGGCGGCCCGGGCGACGACGGCATCCGGCTCCGCCTCACCCGCAAGGACGCCGCTCTCGGCGAGGAGGGCTACCGGCTGAAGAGCGGCAGGGGCGCTGTCACCATCACGGCCCGGGAGCCCGCCGGGCTCTTCCACGGCGTGCAGACCCTGCGCCAGCTCCTGCCCGCCGCCGTCGAGAGCAACTCCGTGCAGCCGGGCCCCTGGCCGGTCGCCGGCGGCACCGTCACGGACACCCCCCGCTACGGCTACCGCGGCGCGATGCTGGACGTCTCCCGGCACTTCTTCACCGTGGAGCAGGTGAAGCGCTACATCGACCAACTGGCGCTCTACAAGATCAACAAGCTGCACCTGCACCTCAGCGACGACCAGGGCTGGCGGATCGCGATCGACTCCTGGCCGCGGCTCACCACGTACGGCGGATCCACCCAGGTCGGCGGCGGAGCGGGCGGCTTCTACACGAAGGCCCAGTACAAGGACATCGTCCGGTACGCCTCCTCGCGGTATCTGGAGGTCGTGCCCGAGATCGACATGCCCGGGCACACCAACGCCGCACTGGCCTCGTACGCGGAGCTGAACTGCGACGGAGTCGCCCCGCCGCTCTACACCGGCACCGAGGTCGGCTTCAGCTCGCTGTGCGTCGACAAGCCGGTGACGTACGACTTCGTGGACGACGTGATCCGTGAGCTGGCCGCGCTCACACCGGGCGAGTACCTCCACATCGGCGGCGACGAGGCCCACTCGACGAGCCACGAGGACTACGTGGCCTTCATGGACAGGGTCCAGCCCGTCGTCGCCAAGTACGGGAAGACCGTGGTGGGCTGGCACCAGCTGACCGGGGCGGCCCCCGCGAAGGGCGCGCTGGCCCAGTACTGGGGCCTGGACGGTACGAGCGCCGCCGAGAAGGAGCAGGTCGCGGCGGCGGCCCGGAACGGCACCGGGCTGGTCCTCTCCCCGGCCGACCGGGTGTACCTCGACATGAAGTACACCGAGGACACCCCCCTCGGCCTCGACTGGGCGGGCCTGGTGGAGGTGCGGCGGTCGTACGACTGGGACCCGGGCAACTACCTTGCCGGGGCGCCGGGTTCGGCCGTACGGGGTGTCGAGGCGCCGCTGTGGACGGAGACCCTCTCGACCTCGGCGCACATCGAGTACATGGTGTTCCCGCGACTGCCGGGCGTGGCCGAGCTCGGCTGGTCGCCCGCCTCGACGCACGACTGGGACCGCTACAAGGTGCGGCTCGCGGCACAGGCACCGCGCTGGGACGCGCTGGGCATCGACTACTACCGGTCGCCGCAAGTGCCCTGGCCCGCCGGTTAG
- a CDS encoding IucA/IucC family protein, which translates to MTLSDAVAHLSPHRWARANRLLIRKALAEFAHERLITPEARGDGSYVVRSDDGLTHYRFTAAEHLLDHWQVDADSITRTRDGAELPLAALDFFIELKKSLSLSDKVLPVYLEEISSTLSGTCYKLTKPQLTSAELAKSGFQEIETGMTEGHPCFVANNGRLGFGVHEYLSYAPETASPVRLVWLAAHRSRAAFTAGVGIEYESFLRDELGQETVDRFHGTLRDQGLDPADYLFIPVHPWQWWNKLTVTFAAEVAQQHLVCLGEGDDEYLAQQSIRTFFNRSAPEKHYVKTALSVINMGFMRGLSATYMEATPAINDWLAQLIDNDPLLRSTGLSIIRERAAVGYRHLEYEAATDRYSPYRKMLAALWRESPVSSLGDGESLATMASLVHVDHEGSSIAAALIERSGLTPVEWLRRYLRAYFTPLLHSFYAYDLVFMPHGENVILVLKDGVVERAIYKDIAEEIAVMDPDAVLPPTVERLRVDVPEDKKLLSIFTDVFDCFFRFLAANLASEGVLEEADFWRTVADCVRDYQAAAPELADKFEQYDMFAPEFALSCLNRLQLRDNEQMVDLSDPAGALQLVGSLKNPIAGL; encoded by the coding sequence ATGACCTTGTCCGACGCCGTGGCGCACCTGTCCCCCCACCGCTGGGCGCGGGCCAACCGCCTCCTCATCCGCAAAGCGCTCGCCGAGTTCGCCCACGAGCGGCTGATCACGCCCGAGGCGCGGGGCGACGGCTCGTACGTCGTACGCAGCGACGACGGCCTCACCCACTACCGTTTCACCGCCGCCGAGCACCTCCTCGACCACTGGCAGGTCGACGCCGACTCGATCACGCGGACCCGTGACGGCGCCGAACTCCCGCTCGCCGCACTGGACTTCTTCATCGAGCTGAAGAAGTCGCTGAGCCTGAGCGACAAGGTGCTGCCGGTGTACCTGGAGGAGATCTCCTCCACGCTCTCCGGCACCTGCTACAAGCTCACCAAGCCACAGCTCACCTCCGCCGAGCTCGCGAAGAGCGGCTTCCAGGAGATCGAGACGGGCATGACCGAGGGCCACCCCTGCTTCGTCGCCAACAACGGACGGCTCGGCTTCGGCGTCCACGAGTACCTGTCGTACGCGCCGGAGACGGCGAGCCCCGTACGGCTGGTGTGGCTGGCCGCGCACCGCTCGCGAGCGGCGTTCACGGCCGGCGTGGGCATCGAGTACGAGTCGTTCCTCCGGGACGAACTGGGCCAGGAGACCGTGGACCGCTTCCACGGCACGCTCCGCGACCAGGGCCTCGACCCGGCCGACTACCTCTTCATCCCGGTCCACCCCTGGCAGTGGTGGAACAAGCTCACGGTCACCTTCGCCGCCGAGGTCGCCCAACAGCACCTCGTGTGCCTGGGTGAGGGCGACGACGAGTACCTGGCCCAGCAGTCGATCCGGACGTTCTTCAACAGGAGCGCGCCCGAGAAGCACTATGTGAAGACGGCCCTGTCGGTCATCAACATGGGCTTCATGCGCGGGCTGTCCGCCACGTACATGGAGGCGACCCCGGCCATCAACGACTGGCTGGCGCAGCTCATCGACAACGACCCGCTGCTGCGGTCCACCGGCCTGTCGATCATCCGTGAGCGGGCGGCCGTCGGCTACCGGCACCTGGAGTACGAGGCCGCCACCGACCGCTACTCCCCGTACCGGAAGATGCTCGCCGCCCTGTGGCGCGAGAGCCCGGTCTCCTCGCTCGGGGACGGCGAGTCCCTGGCCACCATGGCCTCGCTCGTCCACGTGGACCACGAGGGCTCCTCGATCGCGGCCGCGCTGATCGAGCGCTCGGGGCTGACGCCGGTGGAGTGGCTGCGCCGCTATCTGCGCGCGTACTTCACGCCGCTGCTGCACAGCTTCTACGCGTACGACCTGGTGTTCATGCCGCACGGCGAGAACGTCATCCTCGTCCTGAAGGACGGCGTGGTCGAGCGGGCGATCTACAAGGACATCGCCGAGGAGATCGCCGTGATGGACCCGGACGCGGTCCTGCCGCCGACGGTCGAGCGGCTGCGCGTGGACGTGCCGGAGGACAAGAAGCTGCTGTCGATCTTCACTGACGTCTTCGACTGCTTCTTCCGCTTCCTCGCCGCGAACCTGGCGAGCGAGGGCGTCCTGGAGGAGGCCGACTTCTGGCGGACGGTCGCCGACTGCGTACGCGACTACCAGGCGGCCGCGCCCGAACTCGCGGACAAGTTCGAGCAGTACGACATGTTCGCGCCCGAGTTCGCGCTGTCCTGCCTCAACCGGCTCCAGCTGCGCGACAACGAGCAGATGGTCGACCTCTCCGATCCGGCCGGGGCCCTCCAGCTCGTCGGAAGCCTGAAGAACCCCATCGCAGGGCTGTAG
- a CDS encoding GNAT family N-acetyltransferase, translating into MSAAGTGNTVGTLGIRPLDPLKDAELLHSWVTHPKAAFWLMQDAKLQDVEREYMSIAASEHHHAYLGLHDGRPAFLMEKYDPRYIELVGLYEPEPGDVGMHFLVAPTDRPVHGFTRAVITAVMDELFADPRTRRVVVEPDVTNKAVHALNEMVGFVPAREIQKPEKRALLSFCTRESFLHRRSLATRGVAV; encoded by the coding sequence ATGAGCGCCGCCGGAACCGGCAACACCGTGGGCACGCTCGGCATCCGCCCGCTCGACCCCCTCAAGGACGCCGAACTGCTGCACTCCTGGGTGACGCACCCCAAGGCGGCGTTCTGGCTGATGCAGGACGCGAAGCTCCAGGACGTGGAGCGGGAGTACATGTCCATCGCGGCGAGCGAGCACCATCACGCGTATCTCGGCCTCCACGACGGCCGCCCCGCGTTCCTGATGGAGAAGTACGACCCCCGGTACATCGAGCTGGTGGGGCTGTACGAGCCCGAGCCCGGTGACGTCGGCATGCACTTCCTGGTCGCTCCCACCGACCGGCCCGTGCACGGCTTCACCCGGGCCGTCATCACCGCGGTGATGGACGAGTTGTTCGCCGACCCGCGCACCCGCCGGGTCGTAGTCGAGCCGGACGTCACCAACAAGGCGGTGCACGCGCTGAACGAGATGGTCGGTTTCGTCCCGGCGCGTGAGATCCAGAAGCCCGAGAAGCGTGCGCTGCTCTCCTTCTGCACACGCGAGAGTTTCCTGCACCGACGCAGCCTGGCGACCCGAGGAGTGGCCGTATGA